Proteins from a single region of Actinomycetota bacterium:
- a CDS encoding adenylate kinase, with protein sequence MQNLILLGPPGAGKGTQAEKISELYGIPHISTGDIFRDNLKRGTELGLKAKEYMDRGELVPDEVVIGIVRGRLAEPDCEKGFVLDGFPRTVAQADALKEMLAGLGKSIHHVLNIQVPDETVVERLTARRTCRSCGAVYHLKFNPPREDGKCDVCGGELYVRDDDREETVRARLEEYRAKTQPLIDYYRAEGLLRDIDGSASMEEVLSSIRKVLE encoded by the coding sequence ATGCAAAACCTCATTCTTCTGGGGCCGCCGGGTGCGGGAAAGGGAACCCAGGCGGAGAAAATAAGCGAGCTCTACGGCATACCCCACATTTCCACTGGGGATATCTTCCGGGATAACCTGAAACGAGGCACGGAACTGGGCCTCAAAGCCAAGGAGTACATGGACCGGGGGGAGCTGGTCCCCGACGAGGTGGTCATAGGCATCGTGCGTGGACGGCTGGCGGAGCCGGACTGCGAGAAGGGATTCGTCCTGGATGGTTTTCCCAGGACGGTGGCCCAGGCCGACGCCCTCAAGGAGATGCTCGCCGGGTTGGGGAAGTCCATCCACCATGTCCTGAACATCCAGGTGCCCGACGAGACGGTGGTGGAGAGGCTCACCGCTCGCCGGACCTGCCGTTCCTGCGGGGCGGTCTATCACCTGAAATTCAACCCGCCCCGGGAGGATGGGAAGTGCGACGTTTGTGGAGGGGAGCTCTACGTGCGCGACGACGACCGGGAGGAGACGGTCCGGGCACGCCTGGAGGAGTACCGCGCCAAGACCCAGCCCCTCATCGACTACTACCGCGCGGAGGGTCTCCTGAGGGACATAGACGGGAGCGCCTCCATGGAGGAGGTTCTGTCTTCCATCCGGAAGGTGCTGGAGTGA
- the map gene encoding type I methionyl aminopeptidase, with the protein MIIRKSREEIRKMREAGRIVAGVLDMLERHVRPGTRTETLNRLADDFIRSRGGIPSFLGYRGFPASICTSVNDVVVHGIPGKERLKEGDIIGIDVGVILDGYQADAARTYAVGEVSDIARRLMEVTRASLEAGIAACRSGNRLGDVSNSIQRVVEGGGFSVVVQFVGHGIGREMHEEPQIPNFGPPGRGPLLLPGMTFALEPMVNEGTYEVRVEEDGWTVRTADGRLSAHFEHTVAVTEGDPEVLTIP; encoded by the coding sequence ATGATCATCAGGAAATCACGGGAGGAGATAAGGAAGATGAGGGAGGCCGGCCGCATAGTGGCCGGGGTCCTGGACATGCTGGAGAGGCACGTGCGGCCGGGAACTAGGACGGAGACCCTGAACCGGCTGGCCGACGACTTCATCCGCTCCCGGGGTGGCATCCCCTCCTTCCTAGGTTACCGGGGCTTTCCGGCCTCCATATGCACGTCCGTAAACGACGTGGTAGTCCACGGCATCCCGGGCAAGGAGCGGTTGAAGGAGGGGGACATCATCGGCATAGACGTAGGGGTGATCCTGGACGGCTACCAGGCTGACGCCGCCCGCACCTACGCGGTGGGGGAGGTGAGCGACATCGCCAGGAGGCTCATGGAGGTCACCCGGGCCTCGCTGGAAGCGGGTATCGCCGCCTGCCGCTCCGGGAACCGGCTGGGAGACGTTTCCAATAGCATCCAGCGGGTGGTGGAGGGCGGGGGGTTCTCGGTGGTGGTACAGTTCGTGGGGCACGGCATAGGAAGGGAGATGCACGAGGAGCCCCAGATACCCAACTTCGGCCCCCCGGGTAGAGGCCCCCTGCTCCTGCCGGGCATGACCTTCGCCCTGGAGCCTATGGTCAACGAGGGGACCTACGAGGTGAGGGTAGAGGAGGACGGCTGGACGGTGCGCACCGCGGACGGCCGCCTGTCGGCACATTTCGAGCATACCGTGGCGGTGACCGAGGGAGACCCGGAGGTCCTCACCATTCCCTGA
- the infA gene encoding translation initiation factor IF-1 yields MAKKEGSVEVEGTVLEPLPNAMFRVELDNGHKILAHISGKMRMHYIRILPGDRVLVEISPYDLTRGRIVYRYK; encoded by the coding sequence GTGGCCAAGAAGGAAGGCTCCGTAGAGGTCGAAGGAACCGTACTGGAACCCTTGCCCAACGCCATGTTCCGGGTGGAACTGGACAACGGGCACAAGATTCTGGCCCATATCTCCGGGAAGATGCGCATGCATTACATCCGGATACTGCCCGGGGACCGGGTGTTGGTGGAGATATCTCCCTACGATCTTACCCGCGGGCGCATAGTGTACCGATACAAGTAG
- the rpmJ gene encoding 50S ribosomal protein L36, with amino-acid sequence MKVRPSVKKMCDKCKIIRRHGKVLVICQNPRHKQRQG; translated from the coding sequence ATGAAGGTGAGACCCTCGGTCAAGAAGATGTGCGACAAGTGCAAGATAATCCGCCGCCACGGCAAGGTGCTGGTCATCTGCCAGAACCCTCGCCACAAGCAGCGGCAAGGTTGA
- the rpsM gene encoding 30S ribosomal protein S13 produces the protein MARIAGVDLPRDKRVEIALTYIYGIGKSTSLKVLRSCNINPDTKVRDLTDDEVVRLRNYIDQNLKVEGDLRREVAQNIKRKMEIGCYQGLRHRMGLPVRGQRTHTNARTRKGPRKTVGVKRKKK, from the coding sequence TTGGCGCGCATAGCTGGGGTAGACCTTCCGAGGGACAAGCGGGTGGAGATAGCCCTGACCTACATCTACGGAATAGGGAAGTCCACCTCCCTCAAGGTGCTGCGGAGCTGCAACATAAACCCGGACACCAAGGTCCGGGACCTCACCGACGACGAGGTGGTGAGGCTGCGCAACTACATCGACCAGAACCTCAAGGTGGAGGGGGACCTGCGGCGGGAGGTGGCCCAGAACATCAAGCGCAAGATGGAGATCGGCTGTTACCAGGGTCTCCGCCACCGCATGGGCCTGCCCGTGCGGGGGCAGCGCACCCACACCAACGCCCGCACCCGCAAGGGACCCCGCAAGACGGTGGGCGTGAAGCGCAAGAAGAAATAG
- the rpsK gene encoding 30S ribosomal protein S11, translating to MARPTRGRGRGRKKEKKTVLHGEAHIKSTFNNTIITITDKNGDTLTWSSSGTVGFKGSRKSTPFAAQLAAENAAKKAQEFGMKKVDVFVKGPGSGRETAIRTLQANGLEVVSITDVTPQPHNGCRPKKRRRV from the coding sequence TTGGCGAGACCGACGCGAGGAAGGGGAAGAGGGAGAAAGAAGGAGAAGAAGACGGTATTGCACGGTGAGGCGCATATCAAGTCTACCTTCAACAATACCATCATCACCATAACCGACAAGAACGGGGACACCCTCACCTGGAGCAGCAGCGGGACGGTGGGCTTCAAGGGTTCCCGCAAGAGTACCCCCTTCGCGGCCCAGCTGGCGGCCGAGAACGCGGCTAAGAAGGCCCAGGAGTTCGGGATGAAGAAAGTGGATGTCTTCGTCAAGGGGCCGGGATCGGGGCGCGAGACGGCCATCCGCACCCTGCAGGCCAACGGCCTGGAGGTGGTGAGCATCACCGACGTGACGCCCCAGCCCCACAACGGGTGCCGACCCAAAAAGAGAAGAAGGGTATAG
- the rpsD gene encoding 30S ribosomal protein S4: MARNLEPSCKQCRREGVKLFLKGARCESDKCAMERRPYPPGEHGRGRVKETEYLLQLREKQKAKRIYGVLERQFRNYYGRASRQKGITGENLLVLLETRLDNVVYRGGLASSRQDARQLVRHGHVTVNGRKVDIPSYEVRVGDVIELKEKSRDLVRVLQAVRLAEGRPVVPWLRVDLDKRRIEVVARPKREDIDIPVKEHLIVELYSK, encoded by the coding sequence ATGGCACGCAATCTTGAGCCTTCCTGCAAGCAGTGCCGCCGCGAGGGAGTGAAGCTATTCCTGAAGGGGGCGCGCTGCGAAAGCGACAAGTGCGCCATGGAGCGCCGACCCTATCCTCCCGGGGAGCACGGGCGCGGGCGGGTCAAGGAGACCGAGTACCTGCTACAGCTCCGGGAGAAGCAGAAGGCCAAGCGCATCTACGGGGTTCTGGAGAGGCAGTTCCGGAACTATTACGGCCGTGCCAGCCGGCAGAAGGGGATTACCGGCGAGAACCTGCTCGTCCTGCTCGAAACCAGGCTGGACAACGTGGTCTACCGGGGAGGCCTGGCCTCCTCCCGGCAGGACGCCCGCCAGCTGGTGCGCCACGGCCACGTGACGGTCAACGGGCGCAAGGTGGACATCCCCTCCTACGAGGTGAGGGTGGGGGACGTGATCGAGCTCAAGGAGAAGAGCCGGGACCTGGTGCGAGTGCTCCAGGCGGTCCGCCTGGCCGAGGGGCGCCCCGTGGTCCCCTGGCTCCGGGTGGACCTGGACAAGAGGCGCATCGAGGTGGTGGCCAGGCCGAAGCGGGAGGACATCGACATCCCGGTCAAGGAACACCTGATAGTGGAGCTTTACTCCAAGTAA
- a CDS encoding DNA-directed RNA polymerase subunit alpha, whose amino-acid sequence MLEMQKPHIVVDKVEDSYGRFIIEPLERGFGHTLGNSMRRILLSSIPGAAITSLRIEGVVHEFSTIEGVKEDTMDIILNLKGVILRILDEGQHTLFLDVTGPKTVTAGDILAPAEVEIINPDHKICTLNEKGKLKMEMTARKGRGYVSAERMGGLYEVAGTIPIDAMFSPVVRVAYQVEDTRVGQRADYDRLIMEVTTDGSIGPQEALLRAARILVSHAEIFFSLAEGEEGMEETIFGREAQAAGAREMQIPIEDLELPVRVLNCLHRGGINTVGQLIEKTEEDLLALRSFGARSIEDVKEQLRKRGLSLKAK is encoded by the coding sequence GTGCTTGAAATGCAAAAGCCACACATAGTGGTGGACAAGGTGGAGGATTCCTACGGAAGGTTCATCATCGAACCCCTGGAGAGGGGTTTCGGACACACCCTGGGCAATTCCATGCGCCGTATCCTGCTCTCCTCCATCCCCGGCGCAGCCATAACCTCGCTGCGCATCGAGGGCGTGGTGCATGAGTTCAGCACCATCGAGGGGGTCAAAGAGGATACCATGGACATCATTCTCAACCTCAAAGGGGTTATCCTCCGCATCCTCGATGAGGGGCAACACACCCTGTTTCTGGACGTCACCGGTCCCAAAACGGTAACCGCCGGTGACATCCTGGCCCCGGCCGAGGTGGAGATAATCAATCCCGACCACAAGATATGTACCCTGAACGAGAAGGGTAAGCTGAAGATGGAGATGACTGCCCGCAAGGGCCGGGGTTACGTCTCGGCGGAGCGCATGGGCGGCCTGTACGAGGTGGCCGGCACCATTCCCATAGATGCCATGTTCTCCCCCGTGGTCAGGGTGGCCTACCAGGTGGAGGACACCCGCGTAGGGCAGAGGGCGGACTACGACAGGCTGATCATGGAGGTGACCACGGACGGGAGCATAGGCCCCCAGGAGGCGCTACTCAGAGCAGCCCGGATACTAGTCAGCCACGCGGAGATATTTTTCTCCCTGGCCGAGGGCGAGGAGGGGATGGAGGAGACCATCTTCGGCCGGGAGGCCCAGGCGGCGGGCGCCAGGGAGATGCAGATCCCCATCGAGGACCTGGAGCTGCCGGTGAGGGTTTTGAACTGCCTGCACCGTGGGGGGATCAACACCGTGGGCCAGCTTATCGAGAAGACGGAGGAGGACCTTCTGGCCCTGCGCAGCTTCGGTGCCCGCTCCATTGAGGACGTGAAGGAGCAGCTGAGAAAGAGGGGACTCAGTCTGAAGGCCAAGTAG
- the truA gene encoding tRNA pseudouridine(38-40) synthase TruA: MGNYMLTLCYEGTGYKGFQKQPGLPTVQGELEKALERVAERESPLYAAGRTDAGVHARGQVVNFHGTLRVALERMPRALNALLPPDIAVLDCREVEEEFHARRSALAREYAYYFHLGAQPSPFLRRYALHVGRELDEEAMAEALSGILGIHDFASFCRSEEGRSTVREVMEARISRREELLCVRVRANAFAWMMMRMLCGALLEVGRGRRSPEDFMALLDGRDERRAVPALPPHGLFLEKVYYPFDPPPSRTSA; encoded by the coding sequence GTGGGTAACTACATGCTGACCCTCTGCTACGAGGGCACGGGTTACAAAGGCTTTCAGAAGCAGCCTGGCCTACCTACCGTGCAGGGGGAGCTGGAGAAGGCCTTGGAGCGGGTGGCGGAACGGGAATCCCCCCTCTACGCGGCGGGAAGGACCGATGCCGGAGTGCACGCCAGGGGGCAGGTGGTGAACTTCCACGGGACCCTCCGGGTGGCACTGGAGAGGATGCCGCGCGCCCTCAATGCCCTCTTGCCTCCGGACATCGCCGTCCTGGACTGCCGCGAGGTGGAGGAGGAGTTCCACGCTCGGCGCAGCGCCCTGGCCCGGGAATACGCCTATTACTTCCACCTGGGGGCGCAGCCCTCCCCATTCCTCAGGCGTTACGCGCTGCACGTGGGTAGGGAACTGGACGAGGAGGCCATGGCGGAGGCCCTCTCCGGTATCCTGGGTATCCACGACTTCGCCTCCTTCTGCCGCAGCGAGGAGGGGAGATCCACGGTGAGGGAGGTCATGGAGGCCCGGATCTCCAGGCGGGAAGAATTGCTCTGCGTGAGAGTGCGGGCCAACGCCTTCGCCTGGATGATGATGCGCATGCTCTGCGGGGCCCTCCTGGAGGTGGGGAGGGGGCGCCGGTCCCCGGAGGATTTCATGGCCCTTCTCGACGGTAGGGATGAACGCCGCGCCGTGCCGGCCCTCCCTCCCCACGGCCTCTTCCTGGAGAAGGTCTACTATCCCTTCGATCCGCCGCCGTCCAGGACCTCCGCTTGA
- the manB gene encoding phosphomannomutase/phosphoglucomutase (converts mannose-6-phosphate to mannose-1-phosphate; the resulting product is then converted to GDP-mannose by ManC which is then used in the synthesis of mannose-containing glycoconjugates that are important for mediating entry into host cells), whose amino-acid sequence MKKIDPSIFKAYDIRGIYPQQINEEISYLLGRAFVTFIGEDRILVGRDMRLSSPPLSRAFIEGARDQGADVVDIGLCSTDMLYFASGDLDLPGAMFTASHNPKEYNGLKLCRRKAGPISEDTGIAEIRDLVLGGHFPPASGRGGLEERDMLPRYIDHVLGFIDLSVLRPLKVVADAGNGMAGLILPALFERLPCRLVPHCFELDGSFPHHQPSPIEPENIALLQRWVLEAQGDLGMAFDGDADRVFLVDDKGEPVSGSLTTALVARRILQEHPGEKIIYNCINSWIVPETIRACGGVPIRERVGHSFIKQTMAETGAIFAGEHSGHYYFRDNYRADSGLIAAVYVLEIVSREGKPLSEILKPFKKYYASGEINSRVEDIPAKLEEIARLHAGAKRIDRLDGVTVEYDDWWFNVRPSNTEPLLRLNLEARTRELMEEKRDQLLALIRS is encoded by the coding sequence ATGAAAAAAATCGATCCCTCCATATTCAAGGCCTACGACATACGCGGCATCTATCCGCAGCAGATCAACGAGGAGATAAGCTACCTCCTGGGACGTGCCTTCGTCACCTTCATCGGCGAGGACCGCATCCTGGTGGGTAGGGACATGCGCCTGTCCTCCCCACCCCTCTCGCGGGCCTTCATCGAGGGGGCCCGTGACCAGGGAGCCGACGTGGTGGACATCGGGCTCTGTTCCACGGACATGCTCTACTTTGCCTCCGGGGACCTGGACCTGCCCGGCGCCATGTTCACCGCCTCCCACAACCCCAAGGAATACAACGGCCTCAAGCTCTGCCGCCGCAAGGCGGGTCCCATAAGCGAGGACACCGGCATCGCCGAGATCCGCGACCTGGTCCTGGGAGGACATTTCCCCCCCGCCTCCGGCCGGGGAGGCCTGGAGGAAAGGGACATGCTCCCCCGCTACATCGACCACGTGCTGGGCTTCATCGACCTCTCCGTGCTCCGCCCACTCAAGGTGGTGGCGGACGCCGGCAACGGCATGGCAGGCCTCATCCTCCCCGCCCTCTTCGAGCGCCTTCCCTGCCGGCTGGTGCCTCACTGCTTCGAGCTGGACGGCTCATTCCCCCACCACCAGCCCAGTCCCATCGAGCCGGAGAACATCGCTCTCCTTCAACGCTGGGTGCTGGAGGCACAGGGAGACCTGGGGATGGCCTTCGACGGCGACGCCGACCGCGTGTTCCTGGTGGACGACAAGGGGGAACCGGTGAGCGGCTCCCTGACCACCGCCCTGGTGGCCAGGCGCATCCTCCAGGAACACCCGGGAGAGAAGATCATCTACAACTGCATCAACAGCTGGATCGTTCCGGAGACCATCCGCGCCTGCGGGGGCGTTCCCATCCGGGAAAGGGTGGGCCACTCCTTCATAAAGCAGACCATGGCCGAGACGGGAGCCATCTTCGCCGGTGAGCATTCCGGTCACTACTATTTCCGGGACAACTACCGCGCCGACTCGGGGCTCATCGCCGCGGTCTACGTCCTGGAGATCGTGAGCCGGGAGGGGAAGCCCCTCTCCGAGATCCTCAAGCCCTTCAAGAAATACTACGCCTCGGGGGAGATCAACAGCCGGGTGGAGGACATCCCCGCCAAGCTGGAGGAGATCGCCCGCCTCCACGCCGGGGCCAAGAGGATAGACCGGCTGGACGGCGTCACCGTGGAATACGATGACTGGTGGTTTAACGTGCGCCCCTCCAACACTGAACCCCTGCTGCGCCTCAACCTGGAGGCCAGGACGCGCGAGCTCATGGAGGAAAAGCGCGACCAGCTCCTGGCCCTGATACGCTCCTGA